The region GGTCGCCAACCGCCCTAATATAGTTATCTTTGGAAAGATTTAACGGGAAAGAGTTATCGATGTCAACCATCCCGCTCGCGGCGCACGGCACTTCGTGCGTCCCCAGTTATGGTTCCCAGTTGTATAGCGCGTCTGTGAAGATGGCGTGGACATCCTCTTCCGTCACGGGACGGGGGTTACAGCGGAGCAACCGCGCTTGCGTGTCCACGGTCTGTTTCGCCAGCCAATCCACGTCGTCCTCCGTAATCCCGGCCAACTCGGCGAGGCCGCTGGGGAGGACGTTCAAGTCCCGCTGGAGTCGGATGTACTCCCCTTTCAGGGCGTCCGCGGCCTCGTTCGTGCTCATCCCCGTCGTGTCGACGCCGAACCGACGGGCGAGCGAGGCGAACCGCTCCGGGTCGCTCGCGGCGTTGTAGCCCAGCGTGCTCGCGGGAGTGAGCACCGCGATGGTCTCGCCGTGGTAGGTGTGATACTTGTTCCCGACGGGATAGGCCATCGCGTGACAGAGGCTCGCGCCCGCGGTCAATCCGGCGATAGCACCGAAGAGGGCACCCTGCAACATGTTTTCGCGCGCTTCGAGGTCGTCCCCGTTGTGAACCGCTTTTCGGACGTTGCCCGACAGCAGGTCGATGGCCTTCTCGGAGAACATCTCGGTGAGCGGCGTCCGCCCGGCGTACACGGGCCGTTCGCGGGGGTTCGTCGGTCGGAGGAGCGAGTCGTACTCGTGGGTGGTGTACCCCTCGATGGCGTGGCCGAGGGCGTCCATCGCCGTCTTCGCGGTCAGTTCCGGCGGAAGCGTGGTCGTGAGCGTCGGGTCGAGAACCGCCGCGTCCGCGCGGATGTGGTTGCTGGAGATGCCTTCCTTTATCTCTTTTTCCTCCACCGAGAGGATGGAAACCGGCGAGATTTCGGCCCCCGTTCCCGCGGTTGTCGGCATCAGGACGAGCGGCGGTCCCGACTCGTCCAGGGCCTTCCCTTCGCCGGTCGGTTCGGCGATGTAGTCGAGCGGGCCGCCACCGTTGGCGATGACAGCGCGGGTCGTCTTCGCGGTGTCCATGCAACTGCCGCCGCCGAGACCGACGTAGAAGTCGTAACCCTCCTCGCCCTTCTCGTCGCGGACGAACGCCAAGCAGTTCTCGATGTCCGCGATGGAGGGTTCGCGCTCCGATTCGTCGTAGACGTCGACGGCGAACTTGGCGTCTTCGAGGTGCGTCTCGACGCGCCCGACGTGGCCGATATCCGAGAGCGTCTCGTCGGTGATGATGAGGCCGTGTGCGCCCTCCTCGACGCCGAGGTCGCGCAACTGGAACGCCAGTTCGTCCGTCGCGTCCCGTCCGAATCGAATCTGGGGCATCTGGATGTGCCAGACCGTTTCCGGCGAGAGTTCGTGCGACGGCGCGGAGACGGAGCGTTCGTAACTCATCTCAGGGCCACCCTTCCTGAATCTCCTCGAACTGCTCTGGGTCGTGGCCGTACACCACCTCGGCGTCGTGCTCGCGCTCTATCTCCTTCAGTTTCTGGAGGCTGTCGAACCAGTGGCGGTGACTCCAGAGCAGTCCGGCACCGAGCGGCGTCCCGTTCTCGTAGTTCTCGGTTTGGTAGATTTCGTCACCCGCGAACGCGACCGTTCCCGCACCGTCGAGGTGGAAGACCGTCCCCGTCAATCCCGGCGTGTGACCCGGGAGACGAACGAACTCGACGTCCTCGAAGTGCGTTTCTCGGTCGCGGTGGAGCACCCGCCAGTTGAGGTCGTGGTCGAAGTCGCCGAGGATGTACGCGCCGCTTCCCTCGTCCGTCTTCGTGCTGTAGTAGGCGAACTTCAACTCCTCCTCGTGGACGAACACGGGCGTGTCCGTCCCGTCGAAGTGGTGCAGGCCGCCCGCGTGGTCGAGGTGAAGGTGTGTCTGGAACACGTAATCGATGTCGTCGATATCGTACCCCGCATCCGCGAGGTCGTCCCGAAGGTCGTGTTCCCGAACGTCGTGCGGATAAAACGCCTGTTTCAACCCCTCCGGCCAGTGACCGTCGAGCGCGTCCTCGTGGTTACCCGTATCCCAGAGAATCGTCCCCTCGGGATGGTCGATGACGAGGTTGAACACGGGTATCTCCACGTAGTCGGTGTCCGGATTCGGTTCGTCGTGGGACCCGAGCGTGTTGCCCTCGATGAGGTAGTTGAGGTCGCACTCCAATCCGCCCCGGTGGATTACGTCGATGGTTGCATCAACCATGGTTAATCATTACTGTCTGACGGGATGAGCGTATCTTACTGCCGGAAACATGTCTTTTCACACACGAACGCTCGACCAGATACGAACTCCGTGGCCGACTTCCGACGGTTCGACCGCAATCGCTGTCGTATTAACCGCGGTGACACAACGGGACGGTGACTGATGCTTTCGAACCAACTGTTCTATATCGCAAACGCCGTCGGGTTGGTCGCCTTCGCGCTCGTCGGCGCGAGCAAGGCAATCCGGGAGGGATTCGACCCGTTCGGGGTGACGGTCGTCGGCCTCGTCACCGCATTCGGCGGCGGAACGACCCGCGACGTGCTCGTCAATCGCATTCCGCTCTCGCTCCAGACCCTCTCGAACATCGGGTTCGGCGTGGTCGGCGTGACCACCGCGGTCGTGCTGTCCATCCTGTTCGACGAACCGGACCGACACCCGATTTCGCTGGCCGCCGATGGCGTCGGCCTCGCCGCGTTCACCACTGCCGGTGCAATCGTCGCGTCCGGGGCGGGCGTCTCCCCGTTCGGCGTCGTCGCGGTGGCGACGATAAACGCCGTCGGCGGCGGCGCGATGGCGGACATCCTCCTCGACCGCTCGCCGTTCGTGCTGATGCGGGACTTTTACGCGAGTTGTGCCATCATCGGCGGTTCCGCCTACTGGTGCCTGCTCGCCCTCGGCGGCGACGCGAACGTCGCGGCGAGCGGATGCGCGGCCGTCACGCTCGTCACGCGGGTCGCCGCGGTTCGGTTCGGCTGGCGGCTTCCGACCGTTCGAACGAGTCTCGGCTGAGTATGCGGCCACACGACGGGATTGCGGCCATGCTTTCGTGACGGACTTTCCGCTGTTTTCTCCTGACGGCGTTCCCGCCTCCTACTCCCCACGAGTCCCGTCGTTGCCGACCCGTTAGCCGTGCTGGAGCGCCCTCGTCAACCGTCTGAACGCGTCCTCGTCCGCGGCGTTCGAGGGTTGTGCGCCGACGACCGCGATTTGGTCCCCGTCGTCGACCGTCTTCGCGACGAAAAACCGCAAGTCGGTCGAGGTACCGTCCTTCTTCGCCGTGCCGTCGAAGGTAACGAGGTCCGTCGTCGTTCCGAGGAGGTTGATGGACTTGGTGCCGTTTTTCCCGCTCACGGTCACGGTCCCGTAGTTGTTCGAGAAAGCGGTGTCGATGACGCCGCCTTCGGTTTCGATTATCTCCCGCTCGTTCATCTCTCGAAGCGGGTCGATGGTCCGCCCGCTCACTTTGGCTATCGGCACGCTGAGGCCGAAATACAACGCGGGCAGAGATGCGCCCGTCCCGTTCCGACGGTATTTGGAAATCTGGCTGTGCACCGAAACCCCCTCGAATCCGTCCGGGAGGTCGAACCCGCTCGTCAGTCCGAACCCCTCCGTATCGACCAGGCTGTACCCCGTTTTCGAGAGCGCCTCGTCGGAAACTGTGACGGGAGTCGCCTCCGCTTCGACGCTCCCGCTGGGAAACATGTCGAGACAGCCGGAGGCGAGCGCGACGCCGACCGTCCCGGTTAGCTGCAGCACCCGTCTCCGTGACCGGGATGTGGTTCGATTCGACGTGTGGCGGTCGCGGTCGTTCGATGAGGACTCGTTCATCTCTACGTGTACGGACGGCTCACCGCCTTCTGGTTTGGGTGTCTTACTATGCAGACGACCGCCGAACGACGGGTCTATCAGTTTGGACGCTCCGGCGTTTTCTTCGTCTGAATCCCCGACCCAACATACCGTCTTCAGCGTACGCACGCCTGATTCGGCACGAGGTCGAACGAATCTATCGGTACAAGGTCGAACGAATCCCTCATACCGTCGTTCAAACGAAGCTATCACATCCCTACATTTCTCGGCGAGACGACGAGCGTCCGGCACGGTGCACCGCTTTCCGCGGGATAGAACCGCCGTCGTGACGCTTTCACCCGGCTTCGTCGCCGCCGTCATGATTACTAGACGCGGTTCGGTAACGCATCGTGATAGCTAGCGTGTCATGACAGGGGAGTGGACCTCCTCGATTATTTTGAAACATGATGAGTGATGCTGACGACGGGGGTCGCTCCCAACGCTCGGTGTTGGACGGCGACTCGTCGTCGACCGATAGACCACGCCCCGGAACGAACGACGGAACGGCGAACGACCGTCCGGCCGTGGTTTCGGCCAGCGGCGTTCGACGGACCTACCACCTCGGAAAGCCGGTTCACGCGCTAGACGACGTTTCCGTTTCCCTCCCGGACGGGTCGTTTACCGCGGTCATGGGACCGAGCGGTTCCGGGAAGAGTACCCTGATGAACATGCTCGGCTGTCTCGACACGCCCGACGAGGGCACCGTCAGTATCGACGGGCAGGCGGTCGATTCGCTCTCGGACAACGAACGGGCGCGCCTCCGCGGCACGGAAATCGGATTCGTCTTCCAGCAGTTCAACCTGATGCCGAAACTCACGGCGGCGGAAAACGTCACCCTGCCGATGGTGTTTCACGATGCCGTCGATGAAAGCCGCCGCGAGCGCGCTCGCACGCTCTTGGACCGCGTTGGCCTCGGCGACCGATTGGACCACGCGCCCAACGAACTGTCCGGCGGGCAACGCCAGCGGGTCGCCATCGCACGCGCGCTGGCGAACGAACCCACGCTCGTGCTCGCCGACGAGCCGACGGGCAACCTCGACACCGAAACCGGCGAGGAGATAATGGAGCTGTTCACCCAGCTACACGACGAGGGGCGGACCATCGTGATGATCACCCACGAGCGGGCAATCGCCGAGTACGCCGACCGAATCATCCACCTCGTCGACGGAGCTATCGACGACATCGAGGTTCTATCGGCGTCCGCGGAGCGTTCGAACACCGACTCCGACGACACCGGAGGGACCGACGAATGAAACTCGGCGAAAGCCTCCGTATCAGTTGGCGGACGATCACCTCGCACAAACTCCGGTCCACGCTGACGACGCTCGGCGTCATCGTCGGTATCGGGTCCGTCATCACGTTCATGATTCTCGGCGGCGCGTTCTCCGCGAACATCCTCGGTGACGTGGGCGCGATGAACGAACCGGTGATGAAGATATCGACGCAACGGTCGACGGGCGCGGTCGGTATCCAACAGAGCCACTCTCCCATCTACACCGAATCCGACGTCGAGGCCTTGCGACAGCTCGATAACGTCGAGTACGTCGCCCCGCTCGGTAGCGTTCCGGCCGCCCAACTGTCGCACGGAAACGACAGCATCACCGGCATGTTCGCGGTGCAGGCCACGACTACCGACCGGTTCGAACACGGCGAACCGCACGAGTTCACCGAGGGCGAGGTGTTCTCCGGGGACGACCAAGCGGTGATGAACACGCGGGCGGCACAGTTGTTCGAGAAGAACGTCTCGGCGGGCGAGACGGTGACCCTCTCGTTCCAGGACGGTTCGAAAAAGACCGTCACCGTGACAGGAATCGTCGATGAGGACATCGGCAGTCACGCCGCGTCCCCTATCGTGTACGTCCCGCTCGGCTCACAGTACGCGACCACCGTCCGGACGCCCGGCGGTGAGGAAAAGCGCGCCTACTCCGGCGTGGAAATACGGGCGACCAGCATGGATGACGTCGATTCGGTGAAGCAAGCCGCGGCGAACTACATGCACGAACGGTCGGACGCTCGGAAGCTCAAGGCCGACGACTTCGATATCGTCGTGGAGACGATTCGAGACGAGGTTGACCGCGTGTCCTCCACTCTCGACCAACTGACGGTCCTCATCGGCGGTATCGCCGCGATTTCGCTCGTCGTCGGGTCCATCGGCATCGCCAACATGATGATAGTCAGCGTCACCGAGCGAACGCGGGAGATAGGCATCATGAAATCTATCGGCGCACGGAAACGGGACATCGTTCAGCTGTTCCTCGTCGAATCCATCATCCTCGGTGCCATCGGTGCGGTCTTCGGTATTCTGGTCGGTATCGGATTCGGCTACCTCGCCGTCACCCTCGCGGAGTGGCCGATGACGTATCCGGTCGATTGGATCACCATCGCCGCCGCGGTCGGGGTCGGCGTCGGTATCGTCTCCGGGTTGTACCCCGCCGTGCGCGCCGCTCGAATCGACCCCATCGAAGCGCTTCGACAGACCTGACCGCTTCGTCCAGTCTCCTCGGTTCCCATCGACTCCCGCTGGCGCGCTCGACTCTCCCCTTCGACACCCCTCCCTCCTCCGTCCCCGCCGACCTGCTGACGCCCTCCATTCGCTTCCCCGCTGACGCCATTCCACCTCCACCTTCACCTCCGTGCCCCGCCCGACCTAACTACCCGTCTCCCGCCGACTTTCTTCTCGACCCAACCACACACCCACGACGACCGCCCCGTTCGACGCCAACCTCTGCATAGCTAGAATCCACCACTAAGTTCGAGGCGGCCTAACGTAGGATAAATGCGACGTGCCCTCTCGCGCACCGGGACGCCGGAATCCGCGTATTTTCGTGCTTACAGCCGTCAGAACCGCTAACGAACATGACCGACGATGACTCCGACGACGGACTGCAACCGCTCCCGGTGGACGGGTACCCCGACCCGGTGCTCGAATACGGCTTCGAGGACGAACGACCGGTGGTGAGAGCGGGTAACGAGGCGTTCCGGGTGACGTTCGACGCAGACGCGTCGAACGTCTCGCTCCGCTCCGTCTTCGACCGATTTCAGTTTTCCGGGACCTCCTCCCCGACCGAGTTCGTGACTCGCGTTTCTCGGAACGAGCAGTTCGGTACCCGTCTTCGCGTCCCGGAACGGGCCGACGCCGATGGGGGCAACGGGGACGGCGGAAACGACGGAACGAGCTATCTCGTCCGGGTGGTACCCGCGTCCGACGGGTCCGGCGGACACGTCGTCTTCGCACCCGGTTGCGAACGTCCGCGAACGAAACCGGGAGACGAGCGGTGGGGGTCGGTGGCGAGCGTCATCACCCACGACCTCCGGAATCCGCTCGACGTCGCCAAGGCCCGTCTCCGCGCGGGTCGTGAAACCGGCGACGACGCGCACTTCGAGCACGTCGAGCGAGCACACGAGCGCATGGAGCGCATCATACGGGACGTTCTGACCGCCTCTCGCGGGACGGATACGATAGCAGTCGACCCCTCCGAAGCCGTCGATTTCGAGGAGTTGGCCGTGGCCGCGTGGGAGACGGTCGAGACGGACGGGGCGACGCTGACCGTCGAAGACTCGCTTCCGACGGCGGTCGCCGACGCGGACCACGTTGGCCGACTGTTCGAGAACCTGTTCCGAAACGCGGTCGAACACGGCGGCGAGACGCCAACCGTCCGCATCGGCGGGCTATCGCGGGACTCGAACGACGGGTTCTACGTCGCCGACGACGGACCGGGAATACCGCCGCGGGACAGACAGGTCGTGTTCGAACCCGGATACAGTTCCCACGAACGGGGAACCGGTTTGGGGTTGGCCATCGTCGCCCGCATCGTCGCGGCCCACGAGTGGACGATTCGAATCGAGGAGTCGGCGAACGGCGGAGCCAGATTCGAGGTGTGCGACGTTCGCCGCGACGATTCGACCCCGCGGTCGTAGCGAGCGACACGGTGAAATAGCAGGAATCGTATCGATTAACCGACAGGGACGACTTCGACACCAGCACAACGATGGACGAAAAACTCGACCGAGCGCCGATAGGCGTTCTCGACTGTTCGACGGACGGCACGGTGACCGGCGTGAACGAGGCCGCCCGGCGGCTCCTCGACGTCGGAACGGCCGACGTGACCGGTGCCGACGTCGGAACCGTGTTTCCGCGGAGCGTCGAGAACACGCTTTCGACCGTCCTCGATGCGGGACCACCCACGGAGGACCGCGAGTTCGAGGAGTACTACCCCGAACTCGAACGGTGGCTCGTGGTTTCGCTCGTCCCGGTGGACGATGAGGTGACGGTCTATCTCCGCGACGTGACCGACCGCCGGAGCCACGAACGGACCGTCGCGGATATCCAAGGCCAGCTCGACCGGTTGATACTCCTCAACGGCCTCATCTCCGAGATTCTCACCGATCTCGTCGATGCGTCCACGCGGGACGAAATCGCCGAGACCATCTGCAAGCGCCTCGGCGAGACGGACATCTACGAGTTCGCGTGGGTCGGGGAGCGGAAACTCGGCGCGGACGAAATCGTCGTCCGCGCGTCCTCGGGGGCAACCGGTCGGACGTTCGAGAACCTCACGGAGAGCCTGTCGCGGTCCGAAATGGGTCCGGAAGAACGCGCCGCCGAGACGGGAACGCTCCAAGTCGTTCGCTCGCTGGCGAGCGACGATACGGTCCCCGAGGCCGTCCGTCGAGCGGCTTTCGCCGAGGGATTGCAGTCGATGCTGGCGATTCCGCTCACGTTCGGAACGGAGGTACACGGCGTCGTCGGCGTCTACTCGTCCGAACAGGAGGCGTTTTCCTCCCGCGAGCGAGCGAGTTTCGAAACGGTCGGCGAAATCGCCGGATTCGCCGTGAACGCGACGCGCAACCGAAACCTCCTCCTATCGGATACCGTCACCGAACTCACGTTCGAGGTGACGGACCCGGACTCCCCTCTCGTGGCCGCCAGCGCCGACCTCTCGGCTGCACTCTCGCTCGCCGGGATGGTTTCACACGACGACAGGGGACTGCTCTGCTATTTCAGGGTCGATGGCGAACCGCCAGCGACGGTGGCCGAGACGCTCGATTTCGGCGACGATGCCGTCGTCTCCCGCATTGTCAACGATAGCGCGGAGACCGGTTCCGTCGAGATGGAACTCGGCACCGAAACCCTGCTCGGGGTGCTCTCGACGCTGGGCGTCTCCATCCGGTCCGCCGAGTTCGAGGACGGGTCCGGGCGCATCGTCGTCGAACTCTCCCCGGACGAAAGTGTTCGTCGAATCGCCGATGCAGTGACGCGGCAGTTCGACGCGGACGTCGTTGCCGTGCGGGAACGCGAGCGACCCGTTACGACCGCGAACCAACTCCGTGACGAACTCGGCGACAGGCTGACCGACCAACAGGAGGCCGTGCTCAGGACGGCCTTTTTCGCCGACTACTTCGAATCGCCGCGGGGAAGCACCGCCGAGGAGGTCGCAAGCACCCTCGGTATCACCGGTTCGACGCTCCTCTATCACCTTCGGGCGGCACAGCGGAAGCTGTTGGATTCGTTTTTCGACGACTCGGTTTCGGTGGTTCGAAAGTAGGAGACGAAACGGGAACACACCCGCTCTCGATTCGGTGACGGTTCGGTGTGGGAGTACCGGTGTGGACTTAGCGTCCCTCGCGGTCGATGGCCTCGAACGCCTCGAACAGTTCGTGCGGGTCGTCGAGCAACCGATGGATTCGGTGGGCCAACTGCGCCGCTTTGCGCTCGATGTCGAGATACTGCTGATGGTCTTGGCGCTTTCCTTCGGGTATCTCCGCCTCGATAACCGCGCGTTTGGACTCGACGCTGAAGTACTCGCCGAGCATTTCGTATCCCAGAATCGTACACTGCTGTGTAACGGCCGTTCGGATGTCCTCGCGGTCCACGGGCTTACAGAGGTAGTCGTCGAACGGCATATCCAGAACGTCGAAGCCGGGGTCGATGGCCGTCACCATGATGACGCGGCCGTCGAACCCCCGACCGGTGAGTTCGGAGAGTACCTCGTCTCCGGACATGCCGGGCATGTGGCGGTCGAGGAGAACGACGTCGACCGTCGAGTCCTCGACCGTTGCGAGAGCGGCCTCCCCATCGTAGACGGTTTCGACCGAACAGAGTCCTTGGAGTCGGAGCGCGTACGCGTCTGCGACCTCCTTTTGGTCGTCCACGATGAGTGCCTTCGCCAGTGTCTCGTCGTCCGTATCGCTCACCATCTGAATCGAGCCTTACCCGTCGTATCTCGTCGCCATCATATAATTACCAACTATTTTCGACGGGAAACTGCCACGTCCACGCGCGGCGTCGGTGCCGTCTCGCGGTGCTGACCCGTACGGTATCTGTACTCCTAGAGGGGACGTTTTCAGTGATGGACGCTAGCTACCTCATATGGATTGTCGAACGGACCGGTCGATATCGAAACGGCGGTCGTGTCAGATGCGGAGCCAGACCCGTCCGCTACCGGTTTTCGGGGCGACCGCGGCGTCTTTCCTGTCTTTCCGTTCCGATATCGCTATCCCCGGCCGTTCCGGGCCGCGTCGGTTTCCTCTTGGTTTAATACCGTTCACAAATAAGACCTATCCGTCAGTGTCCGCCCGTTATGTGTGCTCCATCCGTTCGCCCTACGACCGTGACGTCACTCCCCTCCCCCGCGAAGTGTATCGCACCGTTAGCAGGAACCCAGCGCCGCGTGCGGTGATGTGCTAGTCGAATGATGGACGTCGAGTTGGGGCTGCGCGTTGCGATAAACCTCGTCTCGGTCCTCGTGACGGGATACTTCCTCGTGATCATGTGGCGAGTTCGGTCGGAACCGACCTCCTTGCCGTTGCTCGGCGTTGCGGTCGTCGTGTTCCTCGGTGCCGTCGTCCACCCGCTCGTGACCACGTTCCTCACGAAATTCTGGTTCCTTAGCATGTACTCCGTCATCGTCTTCGGCGGCGGGTTCTGGTTCCTCTTCGCCCTCCGGTATACCGGCCGCGGCGGACGAGTTACTCCGTTAGCGGTCGCGCTCGTCGCTGGGCTGTCCGTCACCATGCTCGGCATCGATATCGCCGGTGCGACGTCGCTCTTCCGGCGGTTCGTTCTGGTCAACGTCCTCCTCAACTCCGTCATCCTCGTGCTGGCGTCGTTGGTCGTCATCGGCCTCATCGTCGTCGTCACGGTCTCCTACGAGGAAAACGAGTTCCTGATTCGCGGGTCGATGCTACTCTCGGGCGGTGCGGCGGTCCTCGTCCTCGTTCCGGTGGTCGCGTCGAAGTTTCCGAATCCCGTCGTCGTTCCCTCCATGTTCATCGCAGCGAGCGGACTGCTGAGCGTGGCCGTGAGCCGCTATCGTCCGTTCGAGATGCTTCCCGTCGTCCGCGTCGCCGGGCGGGACCGAATCATCGAAGAGCTATCGGATGCGGTCGTGGTCGTCGACCGCGACGGTCGAGTTCGGGACCTCAATCCGAGCGCCGAGACGGTGTTCGACATCGACCGGAGCGCGG is a window of Haladaptatus paucihalophilus DX253 DNA encoding:
- a CDS encoding ABC transporter permease, with protein sequence MKLGESLRISWRTITSHKLRSTLTTLGVIVGIGSVITFMILGGAFSANILGDVGAMNEPVMKISTQRSTGAVGIQQSHSPIYTESDVEALRQLDNVEYVAPLGSVPAAQLSHGNDSITGMFAVQATTTDRFEHGEPHEFTEGEVFSGDDQAVMNTRAAQLFEKNVSAGETVTLSFQDGSKKTVTVTGIVDEDIGSHAASPIVYVPLGSQYATTVRTPGGEEKRAYSGVEIRATSMDDVDSVKQAAANYMHERSDARKLKADDFDIVVETIRDEVDRVSSTLDQLTVLIGGIAAISLVVGSIGIANMMIVSVTERTREIGIMKSIGARKRDIVQLFLVESIILGAIGAVFGILVGIGFGYLAVTLAEWPMTYPVDWITIAAAVGVGVGIVSGLYPAVRAARIDPIEALRQT
- a CDS encoding DUF6517 family protein; protein product: MNESSSNDRDRHTSNRTTSRSRRRVLQLTGTVGVALASGCLDMFPSGSVEAEATPVTVSDEALSKTGYSLVDTEGFGLTSGFDLPDGFEGVSVHSQISKYRRNGTGASLPALYFGLSVPIAKVSGRTIDPLREMNEREIIETEGGVIDTAFSNNYGTVTVSGKNGTKSINLLGTTTDLVTFDGTAKKDGTSTDLRFFVAKTVDDGDQIAVVGAQPSNAADEDAFRRLTRALQHG
- a CDS encoding response regulator, coding for MVSDTDDETLAKALIVDDQKEVADAYALRLQGLCSVETVYDGEAALATVEDSTVDVVLLDRHMPGMSGDEVLSELTGRGFDGRVIMVTAIDPGFDVLDMPFDDYLCKPVDREDIRTAVTQQCTILGYEMLGEYFSVESKRAVIEAEIPEGKRQDHQQYLDIERKAAQLAHRIHRLLDDPHELFEAFEAIDREGR
- a CDS encoding N-acyl homoserine lactonase family protein encodes the protein MVDATIDVIHRGGLECDLNYLIEGNTLGSHDEPNPDTDYVEIPVFNLVIDHPEGTILWDTGNHEDALDGHWPEGLKQAFYPHDVREHDLRDDLADAGYDIDDIDYVFQTHLHLDHAGGLHHFDGTDTPVFVHEEELKFAYYSTKTDEGSGAYILGDFDHDLNWRVLHRDRETHFEDVEFVRLPGHTPGLTGTVFHLDGAGTVAFAGDEIYQTENYENGTPLGAGLLWSHRHWFDSLQKLKEIEREHDAEVVYGHDPEQFEEIQEGWP
- a CDS encoding hydroxyacid-oxoacid transhydrogenase; translated protein: MSYERSVSAPSHELSPETVWHIQMPQIRFGRDATDELAFQLRDLGVEEGAHGLIITDETLSDIGHVGRVETHLEDAKFAVDVYDESEREPSIADIENCLAFVRDEKGEEGYDFYVGLGGGSCMDTAKTTRAVIANGGGPLDYIAEPTGEGKALDESGPPLVLMPTTAGTGAEISPVSILSVEEKEIKEGISSNHIRADAAVLDPTLTTTLPPELTAKTAMDALGHAIEGYTTHEYDSLLRPTNPRERPVYAGRTPLTEMFSEKAIDLLSGNVRKAVHNGDDLEARENMLQGALFGAIAGLTAGASLCHAMAYPVGNKYHTYHGETIAVLTPASTLGYNAASDPERFASLARRFGVDTTGMSTNEAADALKGEYIRLQRDLNVLPSGLAELAGITEDDVDWLAKQTVDTQARLLRCNPRPVTEEDVHAIFTDALYNWEP
- a CDS encoding bacterio-opsin activator domain-containing protein, coding for MDEKLDRAPIGVLDCSTDGTVTGVNEAARRLLDVGTADVTGADVGTVFPRSVENTLSTVLDAGPPTEDREFEEYYPELERWLVVSLVPVDDEVTVYLRDVTDRRSHERTVADIQGQLDRLILLNGLISEILTDLVDASTRDEIAETICKRLGETDIYEFAWVGERKLGADEIVVRASSGATGRTFENLTESLSRSEMGPEERAAETGTLQVVRSLASDDTVPEAVRRAAFAEGLQSMLAIPLTFGTEVHGVVGVYSSEQEAFSSRERASFETVGEIAGFAVNATRNRNLLLSDTVTELTFEVTDPDSPLVAASADLSAALSLAGMVSHDDRGLLCYFRVDGEPPATVAETLDFGDDAVVSRIVNDSAETGSVEMELGTETLLGVLSTLGVSIRSAEFEDGSGRIVVELSPDESVRRIADAVTRQFDADVVAVRERERPVTTANQLRDELGDRLTDQQEAVLRTAFFADYFESPRGSTAEEVASTLGITGSTLLYHLRAAQRKLLDSFFDDSVSVVRK
- a CDS encoding ABC transporter ATP-binding protein, giving the protein MMSDADDGGRSQRSVLDGDSSSTDRPRPGTNDGTANDRPAVVSASGVRRTYHLGKPVHALDDVSVSLPDGSFTAVMGPSGSGKSTLMNMLGCLDTPDEGTVSIDGQAVDSLSDNERARLRGTEIGFVFQQFNLMPKLTAAENVTLPMVFHDAVDESRRERARTLLDRVGLGDRLDHAPNELSGGQRQRVAIARALANEPTLVLADEPTGNLDTETGEEIMELFTQLHDEGRTIVMITHERAIAEYADRIIHLVDGAIDDIEVLSASAERSNTDSDDTGGTDE
- a CDS encoding trimeric intracellular cation channel family protein, producing the protein MLSNQLFYIANAVGLVAFALVGASKAIREGFDPFGVTVVGLVTAFGGGTTRDVLVNRIPLSLQTLSNIGFGVVGVTTAVVLSILFDEPDRHPISLAADGVGLAAFTTAGAIVASGAGVSPFGVVAVATINAVGGGAMADILLDRSPFVLMRDFYASCAIIGGSAYWCLLALGGDANVAASGCAAVTLVTRVAAVRFGWRLPTVRTSLG
- a CDS encoding sensor histidine kinase, whose translation is MTDDDSDDGLQPLPVDGYPDPVLEYGFEDERPVVRAGNEAFRVTFDADASNVSLRSVFDRFQFSGTSSPTEFVTRVSRNEQFGTRLRVPERADADGGNGDGGNDGTSYLVRVVPASDGSGGHVVFAPGCERPRTKPGDERWGSVASVITHDLRNPLDVAKARLRAGRETGDDAHFEHVERAHERMERIIRDVLTASRGTDTIAVDPSEAVDFEELAVAAWETVETDGATLTVEDSLPTAVADADHVGRLFENLFRNAVEHGGETPTVRIGGLSRDSNDGFYVADDGPGIPPRDRQVVFEPGYSSHERGTGLGLAIVARIVAAHEWTIRIEESANGGARFEVCDVRRDDSTPRS